One window of the Candidatus Jettenia sp. genome contains the following:
- a CDS encoding DUF2325 domain-containing protein: MSVLIVGGDHLGSIPKELDRMGVNDVRHITGRSGQKVHGGIPETMDFIIVLYDFVNHNLSHKIKKIAESKGIPIVYAKRSWSSVHQKMKENQRQLKKIGLQALV; encoded by the coding sequence ATGTCTGTACTTATTGTTGGTGGTGATCATTTAGGTAGTATTCCAAAAGAACTTGATAGAATGGGGGTAAATGATGTTCGGCACATAACTGGGCGGAGTGGACAAAAGGTACATGGCGGGATTCCGGAAACTATGGACTTTATCATAGTACTGTACGACTTTGTCAATCACAATCTATCACATAAGATAAAAAAGATCGCTGAAAGTAAAGGCATCCCCATTGTCTATGCAAAAAGATCATGGTCATCTGTACATCAGAAAATGAAGGAAAACCAGAGACAATTAAAAAAGATAGGGTTACAAGCTCTGGTGTAA